From the Leptospira congkakensis genome, the window TTTGCTTGGATGTCATTTCCACCTAAAGATAGAATCACAACTTTCATATCAGCTCCACCTTGATCAATCACTTGGAATTGTAGGCCTTGGCTAACGACACCTTGTAGAGTTTTTCCACCTAAGGTGGCTCCCACAAATTTATAATGAAAACGATTTTCCAATTGTGGTCTGAGAGTTTCAACTAATGGAAATCCGAGAAGGATGTCAGTCCAACTATCCCCGATGATTCCTGTTTTGGCAGGAGTTTCTCCGTTACAAATTGCATACGTAGTGCATAAGAGATTAGCACCAATATCATCAAAGTAATTCTTTTTGGTATCACAATGGATTAGGAATGTTAAAATTCCTAAGAGAGTAACGTATTTAATTTTTTTCATTTGGTTTTGTTTCCTTCCAGATATGGTCCATGATATATGCGCAAGATAGATCGCCGGTCAGATTTACTGAAGTTCTACACATATCTAAAAAGCGGTCAACTCCAAAAAGGATTGTGATCCCCTCAATGGGAATTTGGAAGGTATAAAGAATGGAAGCAAGGATGACAAGTCCAACCCCGGGTGTAGCAGCAGTTCCAATGGATGCGGCAGTTACCGTACCAACTAACAAAAACAAGTCTAGTGAGGAAAGGTCTACTTGATACACTTGGCTAAGGAAAACAGTGGCTACGGCCTGATACAAAGCAGTTCCATCCATATTGACTGTGGCACCCAATGGAAGAACAAAGTCAGCGACTGTTTCTTTTAGTTTTAATTTTTCTTTTGCGATCTTTAAGGAATAGGGCAAAACAGAACTTGAACTTGAAGTAGAAAAACCAAGTAAAGGAATTTCACGAACCTGGTTCAGGAAACGTATTGGATTTTTTCTCGTAAAAATCAAAATCAATATTCCATAAAAAATCATAATACAAAAAAGGCCAAATAAAACCGTTCCAATATAAGATACGAGTCCTAGTAAGAGAGAAAATCCAATTTGAACTATGGCATAACTCATTAATCCTAAAACTGCCAATGGTGCGATCTTCATTGTTGTTGCTACGACCCATAAACAAAAACTTTCTAAAGAATGACTAAATGCTTTTAATGCGGCACCAGAGTCTCGCGAAGTCAGAAAAAATATTCCTAAAATCATTCCGAAAAAAACAACCGATAACATTTGTTGTTTGGACCAAACATTGACTAGGTTTTTAGGAATGATGTTGGCTATGGTTTCAGGAATGGATTCTTGTTTTTCATCTAAATTGGTGGAAACATTCGGATTGGCCGTAATTGTTTGTGATTGGATATGATTTCCGGGTTTGATGATGAGAGTGAGTGAAATTCCAATACTCACTGCGATTACTGTTGTAAAGATAAAATAGATTAGAGTTTTACTTCCCAAACTCCAAAGATCTTTCAGATTTCGTAAACTGGAAACACCAAGGGCAATCGAAACAATGACTAAAGGAATCATAATCATTTGGAGTAAGTTTAAAAAAATATCACCAGGAAGTCTCATCCAAGGCAAATAGACTTTTAAAGTTGGTGCAGAAACAAAACCTGTTTCAGGATTTAAAAGTATTCCGAATATTAAACCTAACAATAAGGATACGAGAATTTGAATCCAAAAAGGGATTTTGAGAAATGCCATTCCCAAATTTTATCTTTTGGAAATTCTATGTAAATGAATTTAAATGCTTATGTAAGTTTGAAAGAGCCGAATTCTGTGAAAAATTTTCGCGCCGTTTTTAATTTTGCGAATTTCGACCGTATATTCGTCTTTCGCACGTTGGATTTCTTTCATTGTTTTGTGAAGGACTGCTTTTTTTTCAGGACGATTGTCCCATTTATAAGCTGCTTCTTGGCGCATTAGTTTTTCTTCTAATTGGCGGATGGTTTTTTGGTGGGAAAGTTCTACTTTGTATTCTTCTTTTTGGAAGATTGATAAAGTTTCCTTTCTTAAAATTTCTTTTTTAGTTTCCGCTTCCGCTTCTACAATCGGATAACAATGAATAAATGCTTCTTCTAGTTTTGATAAAGGAATTTCTTTTTCTGGAACATAAGTTTTGGCTTCTGTCCATTCATTTGGTTTTTCAGTGAAAACTACCGTTTTCTTTTTCTTCAAATCAAATTCCATAAAGAAAAGGTCTTTTCGTTTGAGAGAAAAATCAAATTCTACCTGGAAAACAAAAAGGATTTTTTGGTTTAAGGCACTCGAGAGAAGGTATTTCTTTTTGCGACCTACATCGCTTTGTGTGAGCAACTCTGTGACTCTTTCTACAAATGGGTGACCAAAGGCCATAAATTCGAGTGAGTCATTGGTCAGTGCAAGATCAGAATCAAAAGTTGCTTTTTTGACTTTGCCTTCAGCATTTTTATATTCGTAAGATCCTTTGCTAATGGAGGTTAGTGTTCCTGGTAAGTGCGATTGGAAAAACTTTGATCCTTGGGCAACCACTTCCTCTAGATGGCTATTGTTCCATTCTCTTTCTTCGAGTGTGTGGTCGTAATAATCTTTTAAATTAAAGTCTAAAACCTTCGGCGTGACGAGAGCGTTGAGTTTTTCAAATCCTTTTTGTGCCACTTGGATGCGAAGGTCAAATTCGGTTTCTAATTCCTCTTTGGTTTTCGTACCTGTTACGAACTTCATAAGGCTTGAGTTGAAATCAAGTTCCTCTTCGATGGTTCCGAGTAAGTCATCAGAAGCACCAATCGATTCTTCAAACAAACGAATTTTGTTTGTGAGTACTTCTAAAATCCTTTCAGCCACCGTATCCTTGGAGGCAAAGTTAAAGATATATACATTGTCTTTTTGACCAAAACGATGGATCCTTCCAATTCGTTGTTCAATCTTCAATGGACTCCAAGGTAAGTCATAATTAAAAAGTATATTGGCAAATTGTAAGTTACGGCCTTCCCCACCAGCTTCTGTACAAATGAGAATTTCGAAATCCTCTTTGAATTTTTGGATGGCGACTTCTTTTTCATCCATACTTAAGGAACCATGGAAAGGGGAAACTTTGAAATCAGGTTCTAGAACCGATTGTAAATGGTCTTGTGTGGTTCTGAATTGTGTGAAGATGATAAATTTTTTATGGCCCTCTTTCTTTAAACGATAAAGAGTTTCTTTTAGTTTTTGGGTTTTTTTATCTTCTTTGATTTGTTTTCCCAAATGGATGAGGCGGTTGAGAGTGAAGAGCTCTCGTTTGATCCTTTGGAAACTAGACATTTCTTCATCTTCTAATTCAGTGATGAAGTCTTCGACACCTTCTGTTTCATCTAAATCCCAATCATCTAAAGTGGTTTCGTGTTCTTTCATGTAATGGAATTTAGATTCCAACATAAACTTTCTTTTTTGTAAGGCAGAAAGAAGTGCAATGACCGATGAATCCAAAAGTTTTTGGAATACAACCATCACAAAACCAATGGCACGGTTTTTAGTGCCCATTGCCATATTGTATTCTCGTTTTACATAATCAGTCGTTTCATCATAAAACGCGCGTTCTATGGGAGAAAGATCAATCCGAACGGTTTTTGCAAATCGTTTGGTAAATCCACCCACTTCTACTTTACGTCGGCGAAGGAGGACTTTGGAAATTTTTTCTTTTAAATCCCCTTTTTGGCCAATCACATAATCATTCACAAAACTGTGATACGGTCCAAGGATGTTCGGATCGACTAAATGTAAGAGATAAAATAGTTCTTCTAGTTTTCCGCGAAAGGGAGTAGCTGTGAGAAGAAGGAGGCATTCTGTTTTCCGCGCAATTTTTTCTGCAAATAGATAACCACGAGTGATTTTAGAATAATCACGTCGGAGTCTATGCGCTTCATCAAAAACAACGATGTCCCATTTGGTTCCTAGGATTTCTTCGGCGTACCTTGGATTTTTGATAAAATCGATAGAGGTAATGATTTTATTGAAGTTTCGCCAATGATCGGGACCGTTTGTAACAAAATTCCTTCGACGAACAATCGCAAATTCTTCATTGAATTTGTTTTTCATCTCTTGTTGCCATTGGACAAGAAGAGGAGAAGGAGCCACAACCAGCACTCGTTTGAGACCACGGCGAAACATAAGTTCCTTTACCGCAAGACCAGCTTCAATGGTTTTTCCAAGTCCCACTTCATCGGCTAAAATGAACCTAGGTTTTAAACTGTTAGCAACTATGAATGTGGATTCAATTTGATGAGGAAGGAGACGAGTTCTAGAATTCGAAAGGGAAGAGAGTTTATTAAAATTATAAGTGAGTTTGAGTTGGCTTGCTGCCAGTGCCAAGTCCATTGCTTTAGGAAATTCTTCCCAAACACGAAGTGATTCTGGGTATTGATTTAAAAACTGTAAGTTTTTATTCGATTTGTTTACGTTTCGAAAAATTTCTTTGGATTCGAAGAATAGTTCCACAGAAGTGGGAGATTCTTTTGTGACCTTAGCTAGACCTAACTCCGGTTCATCGACAAGAAACCCATACTCGTTTGTTTGTTTTGGTTCAACCGTTGTTTCAAAATCTAAACTTAATTGAGTAGGGATGTCCATCAAACTCCTTTCTGATTTCCCCAAAGCACTTTGTGAATTTGAAGCGACAAACGACACTTAGGTGGGTTGTCTACTTTGATCCATTCAACCAGTTCTTTGGCATCCACTTCACCGTGGACGGGCGAATACAATATATTTGTGTGTATTTTTTGTTCGCGAATGACTTCGATACTTCTTTCAAAGTCGATTCTATCTCGCACAACGAACTTGATTTCGTCAAGTGAATTATGTCTCTTTTCTAGAATCCGGAAATTTTCTGGATCCATACGGTCTTCCATCCCTGACCCGGGTAATTTATAATCCATAGTGAAAATAAAAAATGGATCTTCGGTGATACGTTCGCTTCCATTGGTTTCTACTCGGGAAGCAGGGTAAGGTAAACCTATACTAGTTCTATGTTGGAAAACTTTGTTTGCGATCGTTACAGAGAGATCTCGATTTTTTCCTTCTAAGGGTTCACCACCTGTCAAAAGGATTTGGTATCCGTGATGGGGATCTAAACTTTCTAACTCTGACCAAATGGAATCTAAACTTTTTTCTGTACCTTGGTTTGGTCCCAGGGCATAAGCTGTGTCACACCATAACGCCCTTGAATCTGTTTTGCCACAACGTAAGGAACATCCGGCAAAACGAATAAAAACTGTAGGGATTCCTTGTGAAATTCCTTCGCCAGAAATGGAAGAATAGACTTCATGAATTTTTCCAAACATTGTGATGTTTCCTTCTATGTCAGAATCCTTTAAATTGTTCTTGCGAAAACATTTATTCAGAATTTGCTTTTTATGGTCATGTTCGTAGACGCTAAATTGGAATATCCAATCATCCAAGAAAACGAGATTCAAGAAACCCATCTTTTGTTACGGTTTCGAACTCCTGCAAACCCAAAGATTGAGGAACGTAAACCTTTGGTCATTGGCCTTACGATTGATAAAAGTTGGTCGATGAAGGGTGAAAAAATGGAAGCTGTGATTGATGCTTCTTGTGCCCTTGTGAATTGGCTCACTAGACATGACGCAGTTGCGATTGTTGCCTATTCGGCAGATGTACAAATCATCCAACCTGTCACCCACCTAACAGAAAAAGTTTCCGTTACTGATAAAATTAGAAATATCCAAGTTGCTACATCGACCAACTTAAGTGGTGGATGGTTGTCTGCTTTGAAAGGGCTCAGCCAATCCAAAATTCCCAATGCTTACAAACGAGTTTTATTACTGACTGATGGAAATCCGACTTCTGGAATTAAAGAAAAGGAAGCACTGGTAAAAATTGCCGAAGACCATTTAGCTATGGGAATTTCGACCACAACGATTGGAGTCGGAAACGATTTTAATGAAGAGATGTTGGTCGAAATCGCAAAGGCCGGTGGTGGAAATTTTCATTATATCGACAATCCAGAAAAAGCGGCGGATATTTTCTTTGATGAATTTGGCGATATTGGTGCTTTGTATGCACAAGCCATCGACGTGGAGTTACAACTTGCTCCTGGTGTTCGATTGAAACAGGTTTTATCGGAAACATCCCACCAAATTGCAGAGGAATTCGATGAATTTTTAGGTGATTCTAAAACCATTTCGAGACAAAAAATCAACTTGCAGTTAGGTGATCTCAGAGCAGACGACATTCGTAATTTAGTATTACGTCTGGAAATAGATGATCGGGTAAACCAAACAGAATCTCCTTTTTGCGAAGTGAATATTTCTTATTATAATTTATTACAACAAAATGCTTTAGAGTCTGCAAAAGAATCCTTTCAATTTCCAAAGGGAAAAAATCGAGGAAAACAAGACCCAGATGTTTTGGTCGAAATTTTGGTTGCCAATGCTACGAGTGGAATTCGGGAAATTTCTGATTTGATCAAACGTGAACATAGCGAAGACGCTAAAGCATTGTTATTTGGTCTTATTAAAGATATAAAAGAAAATTTACATTTTGCTCCCAATGCTCTTGGTTCTGTCCTAAGCCGCCTCCAAATTCTGGAAACTAAAATTACAACCAAGTCTGATGATCTAAACAAACATCTTTTTATGAATTCACAAATATTCATGAAAGGCCCAGAAAAATTGGATCTTAAGGACATCGTCCTACATGATGAAATATTTGAATACAGGACTATCGGTGATATTGATTTGTACAAATGTCCGGAAATCAAACTTCTAATCGAACAAAAACTTTCAGAAGGATATAGGTATATCGTTTTTGATTTTGCCAATACTTCACACATTGACTCTTCTGCGATTGGAATGGTGATTCAAATTGTGGGTTGGTTACGAAGGAGAGGTGGTGAACTAGTGGTTGCCAACATTCATGATTCGGTAAAAAAGATTTTCGAAATCACGCGGTTGTACAACCACATTCGTGTAGCGGAAACTGTTTCCTCTGCGAAAGATATTTTACAGAGGATCATTTATGCAAACGAAGGAGATAAAAAACCTAGTTAGTTTAAGCTAACCAACGTTCTGCTTCTTCGATTGCTTCTTTTAAATCTCCCACCAAAGCTGGTGCAATAGCGATTCCTTTTTGAGTTGGTTTTAGTTCTCCGTTGGGATCTGTGTACCAAACTCTGATATTAAAAAAAGTTTGGCCTTTGTATTCGGAAATCTCCACGCGGATGACTTCTCCCCTACCTTTGTCAATGTCTCGAATGATTCCTGTTTTTGCCATTTTAATACGTCTCTACAAAAAGTTGTTCTTTTTCTTCCAGGTGTTTTTTGAATTCATCATAAGAAAGATCAGTTCCGCAAGCAGACATGATTTCTTGTATGACTCCTTTTTCCATTCCCTTCGGACCGCCACAAATATAAAACTTACCGTTTCCATTGACAGCATTTTTAATGGATTCCGCATTTTCTTTTGCTCTGTGAGTGATGTACATTTTTCCACCGTCAAAAGAATTTTTCTCTTCTCGACTAATTGCCGTTATAAAGTGAAAGTTGGGATGGTTTTTTGCCATGTCTTCAAAATAATCACGTAAAACGATTTCATCAGAATAAGGAGCTCCATATACCAACCAAACATTTCCTTGGAAAGAGATTAGTTTCTGGACGAGAAGTTCTTCCACCATTCCAAAAAATGGACTGATTCCTGTTCCTGTGGCAAAAAAGAAAATATCTCCGGTATAATCCACTTGAGGCAATAGGAACTTTTTCCCTGCAGGTCCAGTCATCGTCACTGTATCACCAGGTTTCAAATCACAAAGATAATTGGAACAAACACCTTTATGGACTAGGTTTCCATTTTCATCGTACACATTGTCCCGTTTCACCACGAATTCAATATTGTCTTTGGTTTGACCAAAACTAAACGACGGTGAGGCGATAGAATACAAGCGGATGGTAAACGAAGGGTCAGCCGATCCTTTGGCTTGTTTTTCAGGGTCAACACCAGGGGGGATGATTCCTGCACTTTGCCCGATCATATAAGGATAAGTATTATGGTCTACAGCGATGGTGATTCGATGTACTGCCGAATCTCCTTCCTTCGTTGGGCGTTTGCCCTTTCCTGGTTCGGGAGTCAAACGGGTGTTTGCCAGAACTTGGGCTAAGATGGGATTGGATTTTTTAAATAAATTGATCTGAGGGGTAAGCAAAGTCGTCCTCGTAACGGGTGGTTTTTGGTCAAGTTTGGCATTGCAATTGTTCGGGAAAAGGAGAAGTTAGAGTTTTCATTTTTCCTCCTCGGAATTATGTCTCTTCTTGACTCATTTTTTGGAGTTTTTAAACTTTAGTCATTCCGGCCCCC encodes:
- a CDS encoding dicarboxylate/amino acid:cation symporter, which gives rise to MAFLKIPFWIQILVSLLLGLIFGILLNPETGFVSAPTLKVYLPWMRLPGDIFLNLLQMIMIPLVIVSIALGVSSLRNLKDLWSLGSKTLIYFIFTTVIAVSIGISLTLIIKPGNHIQSQTITANPNVSTNLDEKQESIPETIANIIPKNLVNVWSKQQMLSVVFFGMILGIFFLTSRDSGAALKAFSHSLESFCLWVVATTMKIAPLAVLGLMSYAIVQIGFSLLLGLVSYIGTVLFGLFCIMIFYGILILIFTRKNPIRFLNQVREIPLLGFSTSSSSSVLPYSLKIAKEKLKLKETVADFVLPLGATVNMDGTALYQAVATVFLSQVYQVDLSSLDLFLLVGTVTAASIGTAATPGVGLVILASILYTFQIPIEGITILFGVDRFLDMCRTSVNLTGDLSCAYIMDHIWKETKPNEKN
- a CDS encoding anti-sigma factor antagonist (This anti-anti-sigma factor, or anti-sigma factor antagonist, belongs to a family that includes characterized members SpoIIAA, RsbV, RsfA, and RsfB.) → MVMFVDAKLEYPIIQENEIQETHLLLRFRTPANPKIEERKPLVIGLTIDKSWSMKGEKMEAVIDASCALVNWLTRHDAVAIVAYSADVQIIQPVTHLTEKVSVTDKIRNIQVATSTNLSGGWLSALKGLSQSKIPNAYKRVLLLTDGNPTSGIKEKEALVKIAEDHLAMGISTTTIGVGNDFNEEMLVEIAKAGGGNFHYIDNPEKAADIFFDEFGDIGALYAQAIDVELQLAPGVRLKQVLSETSHQIAEEFDEFLGDSKTISRQKINLQLGDLRADDIRNLVLRLEIDDRVNQTESPFCEVNISYYNLLQQNALESAKESFQFPKGKNRGKQDPDVLVEILVANATSGIREISDLIKREHSEDAKALLFGLIKDIKENLHFAPNALGSVLSRLQILETKITTKSDDLNKHLFMNSQIFMKGPEKLDLKDIVLHDEIFEYRTIGDIDLYKCPEIKLLIEQKLSEGYRYIVFDFANTSHIDSSAIGMVIQIVGWLRRRGGELVVANIHDSVKKIFEITRLYNHIRVAETVSSAKDILQRIIYANEGDKKPS
- a CDS encoding 7-carboxy-7-deazaguanine synthase QueE, with translation MFGKIHEVYSSISGEGISQGIPTVFIRFAGCSLRCGKTDSRALWCDTAYALGPNQGTEKSLDSIWSELESLDPHHGYQILLTGGEPLEGKNRDLSVTIANKVFQHRTSIGLPYPASRVETNGSERITEDPFFIFTMDYKLPGSGMEDRMDPENFRILEKRHNSLDEIKFVVRDRIDFERSIEVIREQKIHTNILYSPVHGEVDAKELVEWIKVDNPPKCRLSLQIHKVLWGNQKGV
- a CDS encoding DEAD/DEAH box helicase; its protein translation is MDIPTQLSLDFETTVEPKQTNEYGFLVDEPELGLAKVTKESPTSVELFFESKEIFRNVNKSNKNLQFLNQYPESLRVWEEFPKAMDLALAASQLKLTYNFNKLSSLSNSRTRLLPHQIESTFIVANSLKPRFILADEVGLGKTIEAGLAVKELMFRRGLKRVLVVAPSPLLVQWQQEMKNKFNEEFAIVRRRNFVTNGPDHWRNFNKIITSIDFIKNPRYAEEILGTKWDIVVFDEAHRLRRDYSKITRGYLFAEKIARKTECLLLLTATPFRGKLEELFYLLHLVDPNILGPYHSFVNDYVIGQKGDLKEKISKVLLRRRKVEVGGFTKRFAKTVRIDLSPIERAFYDETTDYVKREYNMAMGTKNRAIGFVMVVFQKLLDSSVIALLSALQKRKFMLESKFHYMKEHETTLDDWDLDETEGVEDFITELEDEEMSSFQRIKRELFTLNRLIHLGKQIKEDKKTQKLKETLYRLKKEGHKKFIIFTQFRTTQDHLQSVLEPDFKVSPFHGSLSMDEKEVAIQKFKEDFEILICTEAGGEGRNLQFANILFNYDLPWSPLKIEQRIGRIHRFGQKDNVYIFNFASKDTVAERILEVLTNKIRLFEESIGASDDLLGTIEEELDFNSSLMKFVTGTKTKEELETEFDLRIQVAQKGFEKLNALVTPKVLDFNLKDYYDHTLEEREWNNSHLEEVVAQGSKFFQSHLPGTLTSISKGSYEYKNAEGKVKKATFDSDLALTNDSLEFMAFGHPFVERVTELLTQSDVGRKKKYLLSSALNQKILFVFQVEFDFSLKRKDLFFMEFDLKKKKTVVFTEKPNEWTEAKTYVPEKEIPLSKLEEAFIHCYPIVEAEAETKKEILRKETLSIFQKEEYKVELSHQKTIRQLEEKLMRQEAAYKWDNRPEKKAVLHKTMKEIQRAKDEYTVEIRKIKNGAKIFHRIRLFQTYISI
- a CDS encoding FAD-binding oxidoreductase, with product MLTPQINLFKKSNPILAQVLANTRLTPEPGKGKRPTKEGDSAVHRITIAVDHNTYPYMIGQSAGIIPPGVDPEKQAKGSADPSFTIRLYSIASPSFSFGQTKDNIEFVVKRDNVYDENGNLVHKGVCSNYLCDLKPGDTVTMTGPAGKKFLLPQVDYTGDIFFFATGTGISPFFGMVEELLVQKLISFQGNVWLVYGAPYSDEIVLRDYFEDMAKNHPNFHFITAISREEKNSFDGGKMYITHRAKENAESIKNAVNGNGKFYICGGPKGMEKGVIQEIMSACGTDLSYDEFKKHLEEKEQLFVETY
- a CDS encoding transcriptional coactivator p15/PC4 family protein, with translation MAKTGIIRDIDKGRGEVIRVEISEYKGQTFFNIRVWYTDPNGELKPTQKGIAIAPALVGDLKEAIEEAERWLA